One Streptomyces sp. V4I8 genomic window carries:
- a CDS encoding ornithine cyclodeaminase family protein has product MLLIDRATVRELYPVERALPVMAQAMRRYSGGQVELPLRTILRPEKDTGLLGTMPGFVAGDDLAGYGLKAMVLKPENPARGLDLHIGVVLVFHPETGAPLALMDAGAVTAVRTAAVSAVATEALARPDAGDLAVLGSGVQARSHLEAMNLVRPLRRVRVWSRTVENAEAFRTWAAAELGIEVETMGTPAAALAGADLVCTTTAAKEPVVQAEDLAPGVHVNAAGASFIDHRELSSRAVADASFFVDSRESALSESGDLRAPLTEGLVGPDHIRAELGEVLLGTRPGRREESEITVFKSLGLGVQDIMSGFAVAEEAAARGLGHTFELD; this is encoded by the coding sequence ATGCTCCTGATCGACCGAGCCACGGTGCGTGAGCTCTACCCGGTCGAACGCGCCCTGCCGGTGATGGCGCAAGCCATGCGCCGCTACAGCGGCGGCCAGGTGGAACTGCCGCTGCGGACCATCCTGCGGCCCGAGAAGGACACCGGTCTGCTGGGCACCATGCCCGGGTTCGTCGCCGGGGACGACCTGGCGGGGTACGGGCTGAAGGCCATGGTGCTCAAGCCCGAGAACCCTGCCCGCGGTCTCGATCTGCACATCGGTGTCGTCCTGGTCTTCCACCCGGAGACCGGCGCTCCGCTGGCGCTGATGGACGCGGGCGCGGTGACCGCCGTGCGCACGGCCGCCGTGTCCGCCGTCGCCACCGAGGCACTGGCGCGGCCGGACGCCGGGGATCTCGCCGTGCTCGGCTCCGGGGTGCAGGCCCGTAGCCACCTGGAGGCCATGAACCTGGTCAGGCCGCTGCGCCGGGTCCGGGTGTGGAGCCGTACCGTCGAGAACGCCGAGGCCTTCCGCACCTGGGCGGCCGCGGAGCTGGGCATCGAGGTGGAGACCATGGGCACCCCGGCGGCGGCGCTGGCCGGTGCCGACCTGGTCTGCACCACGACGGCGGCCAAGGAGCCCGTCGTCCAGGCCGAGGACCTCGCACCGGGAGTGCACGTCAACGCCGCCGGCGCGTCCTTCATCGACCACCGCGAACTGTCCTCCCGGGCCGTGGCGGACGCGTCCTTCTTCGTCGACAGCCGGGAGTCGGCTCTCTCCGAGTCCGGCGACCTGCGCGCGCCGCTGACCGAGGGCCTGGTCGGGCCCGACCACATCCGCGCCGAACTGGGCGAAGTGCTGCTCGGCACCCGTCCCGGCCGCCGCGAGGAGAGCGAGATCACCGTCTTCAAGTCACTCGGCCTCGGCGTCCAGGACATCATGTCCGGCTTCGCCGTCGCCGAGGAGGCCGCGGCCCGCGGACTGGGCCACACCTTCGAACTCGACTGA